TAAAATTGTCATACGGACTGTTTGAGTCTCGCCTTTGAATCTTAGAAGCCTTCACGAAACGTATCTGACAGAAAGTCCAAAGGCGTAATAAATTCGTGTAGTAACACTAAGGAAACGGCGAAAAAAATAGCAAGACTCTCCGATACTCTTTTcaagtattttttgtacaaaataCTACTGTTACAGCTGTTACCACTATAAGCAAGTCTTGTATTACTTTTATCACTATTTTGCTATACtgtctattaatttaatattagagCAGGTACGGCAAAGTAAAACTCAAATATGTAATTCACTTGCAATCTCATTTCAGCCTCACAGTAATTGTACCACACGTTTTTGGTAAACTGAGCTGGATGAAGTGAATTCTGGCGAGCGAAAGCGATATCTTCCTGCAGAATATAGCTcgtttcaaatcaaaatcttAACATTTCCTCCAACTTCTATTTTGTTCCcattggagtagagactcttgggccgtggggctaattaaagatttaagttgctgcctagtagatagtaccggtgacctagaactggtgctttcctcgctcaatgaataagtttcgcaatacagcgaggaattgctgccagcgttaaaggtacactgccacagggaccaaactttttaaatttatttttatgaatttttcattatttgtattattactaaacaataaactacaagctccctccttatcaaaatgctaaatgataaaatgactgctttacgactgatttgagcgcgaccactgctgtgaaaaccgctgcgtgagttcgaaaagtgagttacagaatcgcaaggctgtatgtttgattgttatgtttaggttttaataaacgatatgaaaaacataataaaatctttattgatTCTATACTTCGGTTAACACTTCCTCAACGAGTACTTCAACTGTTGGATTCCATTTAAGTAAGTGAATACCACCTCGAAAGCATTTGGCCACCTCTAATGCGCGCTCGCAAGGATCTTCTTGTACCTGATGCTGTTTCTCACACTCGTGGACCATATTCACCAGTTTCTGGGCTACTTCAACCTCTAAAATAATCATGTTAATTTAtcataagatttttaattatttatgtctgatatttttctatataaacatCTTCCTACTTTGCTTAAACAACTAAAAGTATTGAAAACGCGTTCTTCGATTAATGAACTGTTTCCgtaagaataattatattttctctcTATACCTGCGCCATGCTTCACTGCAAACTCTTGTGCATTACCATGATGAAGATTGCCAGTTGTATCAACAAGTTGCAGTTTTTGGCTCATACACATGATGGCACAACCCGTGTCGCGTTTCAGTAAACCATAATCTTCCTTCCAGAAGTGATAAAGgtctaataaaatgttttcatgAAGGTTTAACTGtaagaaaattgttataatGAAGTAAATAATCCGTGGATAGTCACACACTCttttatcttaaattatacaaatgcATAGTAAAAATTCTGACATAAAGAAATCAGATATTTAATGATTAATGTAATCttaattctaatatttttacatattttatacctCTTGCTTGCACTCGTCTAAAACTTTGAGAAAGCTATGAgcaatatttttcaatgtCTCTTGTGAAGCGAGAACACTGGAGAATAATGTAAgcacacacaaaatataagCATAACAGGCCATAGCTACGATTTCACACTGTCGTTGAGTGCTGTTCATTCGGCTATATAAGGCGTTCATCAAGTAATAATTGGTTGTAATAGCTGGTTACGAGTTGATTAATTACATCAAAGTGCGAGGGACAGGTGTATGTGATGTTTAAAGGTTACGTCAGTTAGTAATTTAACGCTAGTATTTAGAAATATTAGAGATAGCTGTCTtaaagattataataataaaatgtatgaatgaAGATGAAGATAATCAGCCTTTTATCTGATATatcgacttttgggtctaaggcgtttttttttactttgtttttcatcaacgtaactttgttttttgaagttatacttctttaggcgcgttacgatgcgcgcgcaccgtgacacaaaattatcagtatgaagttagttctaggtggcatgaaaatcgataataactaCATATGTTCAAattgtatattctagtatttcaatatttagaacacgtgtttcgtaacagtacaattaaacagtgtgaataaataaatattattttggtgtttttattaaatctatttcatatacgacggtgatagtatttactaataataattttaatatttatcgttattttttttccatacgtcaaagaagtataacttctaacgcgtgtacataagtacacacactcttttttttacagttttaCTACAGCGTGCGaagcaatattaatattataatgtatatctTTGATGAAGGATTGTAAACCTAAGTCGAATctgttcggaaatacttgagTGGGAAGCTGCATGTAGTGGTATCATGGTAGAccttgatttgattttttttataagataggATGGTAAACGAACCTACGGGAcacccaaaaagggcagtcatcgcagtcCATAGACACctattttagtgggtgcgttgccggccgttGTGTAAGGAGTATGcctttaaacaattggagggcgtatctcccagggaagacccccaccaCCCACCACAACAAAATGTCTTGTGAAGCGGATTTAGACATTTAGACACAATCggctattatattatattcgttAACATAGTCGAGGTTCAGtcattaacaaatataaaaactaattaaacaggtttcttttattaaaactgtatACAAGTTAGCAATCTCGTCGTCGTGCGACTAATAATGGTTGGATATCAGGTGTCCAGCCAATTTTCCATATACCTTTCCGAAAGCAATTTGCGAGTTCCAAGGTAGCGGCACAGTGGTGTACTTGCTTCACGGCGCGTGCGCATTGTCTATAGAGATCTAGTAGAGTTTTAACCATCTTATCATCTACAATAAATTTGATgacaaagttatttttaaagtgttaTATAGTATCCTAACTTTAATGTAAGTTAAGTGCCGCGAGATGTTCATCCTAAAATAAATGGAGGTTTCATTTAAAGCACGCTATTATTTCACTTTGCTGAGCAAAAAAGGTATGTAGGGGGCCTCGACACGTCTGATCGGATCCAGATGAGCCAATAACATAAGCACAAATTTAAACCCATTTTCGCGGCAAAGCAAAGTCATAGGAAAACCGCCTTCACCGGATAAGGCGAGGTCCTTTGTTTCGCACTTCACTAACTCCAGTGAGCTTCCGACCTGTCGTTCAGGCGAATGACCATCCCGCGGCGGCCCATGCCGAAGTCCGAGCCTTGCCAGAGACACCTTTACCCTAGTCGCGGAAAAAGCCCATTTCGGCCGAACTTCGTTAGCCAAATCAGCTCGAGCTGAGCTGTCAAGGTTCTTCATGCCATTAGGAGATTTTATTTTCTGAGTTATAGgagactttttttatttataatatcttcTCGCGGGCTCCCAACGGAGCAAAGAAagtatttattgatatttgagagtataaataaaattaaaaaatcataaagatttttatatacaactactgatatatatacatataatgttACAGgtatacaaattacaaatgTTTACTTCTAGTTAAGTCTAGTAAGCTGAGaaggtattatttataattttgatatttttcttaatattttcctACTCGTCCAAAGGTACGCTTCTTAAATTGGGTTCCTTTTTTAGTTCTAGAAGTAACTTTCGTATTAATTCGttctaataatacaatataatggctaaaaataatcaattaattaatacattgaGCTTACTCCTTACCCGCCCCCTTCGCTGTCAAGAACCCCACAGCATTTGATTCTATCAGACCACGAGCCTCCACCAGGTCAAGTGCCACCAtagtacaaaatattaaacaccCAGTTGCTGTTCTATTCAATATATAGTCATTGTTCCAGAACTTTATTATGTCCTCATTTAAAAGGTGTGAATGTACCAGCTGTAAAAAAcacgaaatttatttaatatcatataataaaattcgttgtatgtttttttctcTAAACGTTCTAGAACAACTAATTAAATACGAGACACAGAAGatttaagtttcttttttatgttacaggaggctcaactgatgttatgtgataccgcccatggacactcacattgtcaggaggctcgcaagtgagttgtcgaccttttaagaaatggtacgctcttttcttgacttATGACTTTCCCTATCTCTTAGGGTATTAGTAAGACAAAGAGAagagttggcctagtggaGTTGCGAGCAaatctcatacctgaggtcgtaggttcgatccccggctgtgcaccaaaggactatcttactatgtgcgcatttaacatttactcgaacggtgaacTGAGACTTGATACACAACCCCTATTGCCTTCTTATAGGCTTCTTTCAATGTGTTTATGGGCGGCGgggtatcacttaccatcagataagtctcctgcctgtttgcttcctgttacgtaaaaaaaatatatgtttgattcttttttttattacgcgATAAAGAATCAAATTGGTAAATTACACTATAGCTAagatgtttcattttttgtttgtactaTTTTTGGAATGTACTTTACCTTATCCCGACAGTCAAACATTTTCAAACCCATACTGTAACTAAATTGTTGCATTACCTCCATCTTGTactaacttcaaaaagcaactaAAATGCTTCcgtaattaattgatttagtGTTAATTATTGCAATTTGTAACGCAGTCATGACTTCGAATTACCTTGGAGTAAAATTCCCTGGTGAACTATACTTAAATTCAGTAATACAATGTTTAAGTACTTATCATCGTCAACCTACATAGACGTTAAGTACTATACCTacttatgtttttgtttatctatttattagtaacgtaaaaaatataatttacttataagtttaaaaaaaatattcaaaattgtaattgagtaataaaaaaaattgttatgtaATTAACTTTTACTTTGTTATCTGTGTGTTATGGGATcactgacacaggtattttttacgtAAAAGATTTCCCAAATCTGCAAAAATGCATTGTTTATCaggaataaacacattttttatattacatattttatttttatatatttttgtaatttgaaatttatttgtgATTTAGGCGAAGATTTAAGGTATTCTTAATAAGCTTATGATAatccattattattttacataattatattaattttctaaaacCGCCTCTATCATTGTCCTTTATACAATTACAGATTAAGTCAACCATTTTTATTGAAGCAGTTCAGCCAATATTTAAGACGTTAAACATCTTTAATGTTTCAAAATGTCTGCTTTTGTCACAGGGTTTCTGAAATATGtacaataattacataatttacgaaccttttaagattttttctttcttttttaccTTTTATTAGAAGGAATGTATCtatattagaatttaattgACTTTGACAATAATGTATGcgtttaaatattactatagaataaataattgaaataattattactggCGAGCTTATTTTGACATATTTAAGAGATACCaacataaatgttttttattattacgacgatattttttaaaatcgtaAATCTAGTAATAATCTTCTGTTCAACGagaagatttaaaataattacttaagttTATAAATGGGGAATAACAGCACATCTTAGCCAGACAAGATGCCAGAGCTTTAGGCTACTTAGTTAGTGGAAATCTGGGCTTTCAAGCACGTGTAGGCATGTAGAATGgcttaggttttaataaaaaatatatcggaatatacatttaatttcaagtccGTGATACAAGCGTAGGTcgtgataaataaattacttagtAACTTAGATCAATATATTAGGTTCCTTTCTAtaataagattattaaaacTGTGCACAATCATTACTTTGCTAAAACCTACACAATTTAAATGCCGTATTTATTAGCGTCTTAGTAGTGGTCAgtaattatattgaataatcGTTGCTTCACCTGACACTTAAGCAAAGTACTTAAGTTAATGTCGTGTTTTAATTAGCATAGCTCTGGGATTGAGAGTTTCCATGGGTGGcactatcacttaacatcaagtaaGCCCGTTTGTCTACTacgtatataaataactagaaattgatttattattatgtaacgGTGAATCTTATGGTAAAACTAAAGACGATAAAATGTTGCATTGCGTCTGATTGTTATAAGTCAATAGTATGGACTAACAACATTCATAAACGCGATACAACCAGCATTTCCCTTAAACCAATCACAAAACAAACGCgctagtgttttgttttttcacTTTCTAATTTTCAAGTGTTTATGTACAATATCAGAgcgtttatatataattaatacttttccAAAACCGCCTCTATCATTGTAACCTCAGGTGCGATGCCTTCTTTTTTCGCGTCCATCTTGAAACAAGCAGCCACCTTAACCACACGAGTACAGTCGTCTTCGATATCGTCAAATTGCTTCTCACAATTATGCATTAAATCAACCATTTTTGTTGAAAGTAATTCACCTGGATTAAGAAGctaagtataataaattaagccTTCAAAAGTTTCTGTGATTTTGTCTAATGTAGCATACAATAATTGAAATTTGACTTTTAGGTGCTGGCAAAAATATAggatagcagtgttggcctagtggctttagtgtgcgactctcatccctggttccatccccggctgtgcatcaatggactgtctctttatgtgcgcatttgagattcgctcaaacggtgaaagaaaacatcgtgagaaaactgacatgtcttagacgCAAGAAGTCGAAGGcttgtgtcagacacaggagggTGATCACCTAGTAACCTAttgtttgaaaaattatcataaaacagattcaaaaatgaggcctagacctaaagtggttgtagcgccactgattaaataaaataaaaaataggtggGGTATTTTATGTGATTTCgataattcaatattatttctttacatttaacaATGATGCACTCAAAGAACCACCCAAATTGCGTAGAAAAAATGTGCATCGACTCTGAATAACTTACGAGTTTTTTATACTATCGACTCGATACTCCTTGGTATAGATTAGCGTGAGCTGCTATAGAGATAAAGATTTTGTTGCTTTTACTCATAggaattgaattatttaaatactataaatgAGAACTGTAAACATCACTCACCTTGCGGAAAACTCTTAATATAATCGTGCATATTAATGTGATGCATTCTGGCATCTTCCTGCATAAGTGTGAATTTATTAGACATACAAATCAGAGCACAACCCAGCTCTCTATGTACAACATCGAAATCTTCTCTCCAGAAATTCTGGAATCCCTCCAGTATATCCACTGTTAGTCCTGACTGAAGTTGGGTATAGTTAGATTAcataatagatatataaagttaatattctaaataatatttagcaaATAGAATGTACTTAAAATACATCGAGAAACGTTTGTAAGACAGATTAAGAGAAgtttaactttataaatacCCATCCAAAACACAACCATAAGTTAGAGATGGGGTCAGTTATATTTTGGCAAATGAAAGTTCAAAatggagttttattttttggtaaaaaaacaaagtatattattaaaaaataacacttttctcattaaaaaactaaaccaGTTTGTTGTGATGTTTATGCTTTAACTTAAACCCAActtaacaaatacaattacaaGCAAGGAATATTAGtgacttataatttttataatacctcTTCTCGGCATTCATCTAACGCTTTCCCGAAATGTGCAGTCACGTGGCTCATGACTTCTGCTGTACCTTTGACAGGATTCGAGTGTAGTACCATCGCAATAGCTATCAAACAAACCCACTTCGAACCCATTCTAGCGACTATTTCTTGCACAATGGCGAACCATCTACACTCAGCTTATTATATTCTacattaaggttttttatttagacatatataatttaatcacGAGGCGTTACAAACATACCCTTTACGCAGAGTTCGATCTTAATACAAGGGCAGTAATGGCGAAAGTTGTGTGTATCCGCCCGATCGAGCGATGATGTACGAGGGACCAAATAAGTACCTTCAAgacacataatttaaaatttcagcttGTCATCGTGTATGGAAACATTCACAGAGCTAtagcttttataaattccGGCTTAGGGAATAGATTCGCATACTATCGTTACTAAAGATTTTACA
This Pieris napi chromosome 16, ilPieNapi1.2, whole genome shotgun sequence DNA region includes the following protein-coding sequences:
- the LOC125057095 gene encoding pheromone-binding protein 1-like, whose translation is MACYAYILCVLTLFSSVLASQETLKNIAHSFLKVLDECKQELNLHENILLDLYHFWKEDYGLLKRDTGCAIMCMSQKLQLVDTTGNLHHGNAQEFAVKHGAEVEVAQKLVNMVHECEKQHQVQEDPCERALEVAKCFRGGIHLLKWNPTVEVLVEEVLTEV
- the LOC125057098 gene encoding general odorant-binding protein 2-like; translated protein: MGSKWVCLIAIAMVLHSNPVKGTAEVMSHVTAHFGKALDECREESGLTVDILEGFQNFWREDFDVVHRELGCALICMSNKFTLMQEDARMHHINMHDYIKSFPQGELLSTKMVDLMHNCEKQFDDIEDDCTRVVKVAACFKMDAKKEGIAPEVTMIEAVLEKY